Proteins encoded together in one Streptomyces umbrinus window:
- a CDS encoding SigB/SigF/SigG family RNA polymerase sigma factor: MPNAPTQNRPTRRVYDDAPDTDAAFRRIAALPKGPERSALQQEVVCAWAPMAVRLARRFRHRGESFEDLQQVAQLGLVKAVSRFDPTLGTAFPSFAIPTILGEVKRHFRDDLWIVHVPRRVQELRSRVRSAGNECASLNGHEPSVHEIAAHTGLTEAEVRLGQGALEAYTAVSMDALPGHSADSYPLTDTLGGMEPGFDRVVDREALRPLLQALPERERQILYMRFFCEMTQQRIALQLGLSQMHVSRLITRICAGLRDQVWAEAYDLRKAS, from the coding sequence ATGCCGAACGCACCCACGCAGAACCGGCCGACCAGACGTGTCTACGACGACGCCCCGGACACCGACGCCGCGTTCCGCCGTATCGCGGCTTTACCGAAGGGCCCGGAGAGGTCGGCGCTGCAGCAGGAAGTGGTGTGCGCCTGGGCGCCGATGGCCGTACGGCTGGCCCGGCGCTTCCGTCATCGTGGCGAGTCCTTCGAGGACCTCCAGCAGGTCGCCCAACTGGGCCTGGTCAAGGCGGTGTCCCGCTTCGACCCGACCCTCGGCACTGCCTTTCCGAGCTTCGCCATACCGACGATCCTCGGAGAGGTGAAGCGGCACTTCCGCGACGACCTGTGGATCGTGCATGTGCCGAGGCGCGTACAGGAGCTTCGCAGCCGGGTCCGCTCCGCCGGCAACGAGTGCGCTTCGCTCAACGGTCACGAACCCTCGGTCCATGAGATCGCGGCGCACACCGGCCTCACCGAGGCGGAGGTACGACTGGGCCAGGGAGCCCTGGAGGCATACACCGCCGTATCCATGGACGCCCTGCCGGGCCACTCCGCGGACAGCTACCCCTTGACCGACACCCTTGGAGGCATGGAGCCCGGCTTCGACCGGGTCGTCGACCGCGAGGCGCTCCGGCCGCTCCTGCAGGCACTGCCCGAACGAGAGCGGCAGATCCTCTACATGAGGTTCTTCTGCGAGATGACCCAGCAGCGCATCGCCCTGCAACTCGGCCTCTCCCAGATGCATGTCTCCCGTCTGATCACCCGCATCTGCGCAGGCCTGCGCGATCAGGTGTGGGCCGAGGCCTATGATCTGAGGAAGGCGTCATGA
- a CDS encoding DUF5994 family protein — translation MLPVQLLADTSSEPVLPGTAVLRLETTSKRTGTFDGAWWPRSRDIGSQLSGLVIALTARLGNISRVGLDTNDWDETPGHLVVAGHTVRIDWSAVGDRTMIVSRGSQDHFLFLVIPPQAAPAPAHAAMAMAVRDDNAVSAEHVLAAAGVIPADRTVVPSRSPG, via the coding sequence ATGCTCCCCGTACAGCTCCTGGCGGACACCAGCAGTGAGCCGGTGCTTCCCGGCACCGCGGTGCTGCGGTTGGAGACGACCTCCAAGCGCACGGGGACGTTCGACGGCGCGTGGTGGCCAAGGTCCCGCGACATCGGGAGCCAACTGTCCGGCCTGGTCATCGCACTGACGGCCCGGCTCGGCAACATCTCCCGAGTCGGCCTCGACACGAACGACTGGGACGAGACCCCGGGCCACCTGGTCGTCGCGGGGCATACGGTCCGTATCGACTGGTCCGCCGTCGGGGACAGGACGATGATCGTCAGCCGGGGCTCCCAGGACCATTTCCTGTTCCTGGTGATACCTCCGCAGGCTGCCCCCGCACCTGCCCACGCCGCGATGGCCATGGCCGTACGGGACGACAACGCCGTCTCGGCCGAGCATGTTCTCGCCGCCGCCGGTGTCATCCCGGCCGACCGGACCGTCGTACCTTCCCGTTCTCCCGGCTGA
- a CDS encoding SDR family oxidoreductase has protein sequence MPFSDYNTALVTGASTGIGAVVVERLAKQGLEVHAVARNAERLDDLARRTGCTPHAVDITDTAALTETLRGIEVDVLVNNAGVSRTGNILSADEFAVDEQIAVNLQAVLHLVRLIMPGMVERDLGHIVNISSIAGVYNFGGNTVYHATKAAVHTLSRQLRVDGYGRRIRVTEICPGRVETEIFGRLLGDMEEAQKQFYDGYESLKPEDIADAIEFAVGSPRHVNIGHIEILPTFQVPGGLNFERRTD, from the coding sequence ATGCCCTTTTCCGACTACAACACCGCCCTGGTGACAGGAGCCTCCACCGGAATCGGAGCCGTGGTCGTCGAACGGCTGGCCAAGCAGGGGCTCGAAGTCCACGCCGTCGCCCGTAACGCCGAGCGGCTCGACGACCTCGCCCGGCGTACGGGCTGCACCCCGCACGCCGTCGACATCACCGACACGGCCGCCCTCACCGAGACGCTGCGGGGCATCGAGGTCGATGTCCTGGTCAACAACGCCGGGGTCTCCCGCACCGGGAACATCCTCTCCGCCGACGAGTTCGCCGTGGACGAGCAGATCGCGGTCAACCTCCAGGCCGTACTGCACCTCGTGCGCCTGATCATGCCCGGGATGGTCGAGCGCGACCTCGGGCACATCGTCAACATCAGCTCGATCGCCGGCGTCTACAACTTCGGCGGGAACACCGTCTACCACGCCACCAAGGCGGCCGTGCACACCCTCTCCCGGCAGCTGCGCGTCGACGGCTACGGCCGCCGGATCCGGGTGACCGAGATCTGCCCCGGCCGGGTGGAGACGGAGATCTTCGGCCGGCTCCTCGGCGACATGGAGGAGGCCCAGAAGCAGTTCTACGACGGCTACGAGTCGCTCAAGCCGGAGGACATCGCGGACGCCATCGAGTTCGCCGTCGGCTCGCCGCGCCATGTGAACATCGGCCACATCGAGATCCTGCCGACGTTCCAGGTGCCAGGTGGCCTCAACTTCGAGAGGCGGACCGACTGA
- a CDS encoding MFS transporter gives MSTVAAQPVPNTVDPKTARKVTLAGCVGIFAELYDNGIFGFMAGTLAVVFFPNADNATAVQFVFLGYAVSFFFRPLGGIICGHLGDRIGRQRMLVFVIMLISVATAAIGILPTYASIGIAAPALLILLRVAQGFSVGGEASGAMSFLAEHAPEGKRGLYTSYAQIASFLSLLTGTLIAAAMTSGLGQDRMESWGWRIPFLLAVPLGITGIYIRKRISDTPNFNRLKEEGGLSKNPLKEAFSSPEHRRAMLLALFIPLMNGSGYYVLFSYMPTFMNTELNFSKVQGLLVTATSLVAISIAIPYMGSLSDRIGRKKVLAGAAVAMAVAGVPCYLLIGTGSVPLAILGACIMAVIFAGHTGVIHVLLVELFPTRVRYSAYGLGYNVSAALFGGTAPLLMTYLIDKTGNVNMPAFYAVVTALGTLIAVSRVKDRAHLPLRDA, from the coding sequence ATGAGTACCGTGGCCGCTCAGCCGGTGCCGAACACCGTCGATCCGAAAACCGCGCGAAAAGTCACCCTCGCCGGGTGCGTGGGCATCTTCGCCGAGCTCTACGACAACGGAATCTTCGGCTTCATGGCGGGCACCCTGGCCGTCGTGTTCTTCCCGAACGCGGACAACGCGACCGCCGTCCAGTTCGTCTTCCTCGGCTACGCCGTCTCGTTCTTCTTCCGCCCGCTCGGCGGGATCATCTGCGGCCACCTCGGCGACCGCATCGGCCGCCAGCGGATGCTCGTCTTCGTCATCATGCTGATCAGCGTCGCGACCGCGGCGATCGGCATTCTGCCGACGTACGCGAGCATCGGCATCGCGGCCCCCGCCCTGCTGATCCTGCTGCGTGTCGCGCAGGGCTTCTCGGTCGGCGGCGAGGCCTCCGGCGCGATGAGCTTCCTCGCCGAGCACGCTCCCGAGGGCAAGCGCGGCCTCTACACGAGTTACGCCCAGATCGCCTCGTTCCTCTCCCTGCTCACCGGCACGCTGATCGCCGCCGCCATGACCAGCGGCCTCGGCCAGGACCGTATGGAGTCGTGGGGCTGGCGCATCCCGTTCCTGCTCGCCGTGCCGCTCGGCATCACCGGCATCTACATCCGCAAGCGGATCAGCGACACCCCCAACTTCAACCGCCTCAAGGAAGAGGGCGGGCTGTCCAAGAACCCGCTCAAGGAGGCCTTCTCCTCCCCCGAGCACCGCCGGGCGATGCTGCTCGCCCTGTTCATCCCCCTCATGAACGGCTCCGGCTACTACGTCCTGTTCAGCTACATGCCGACCTTCATGAACACCGAGCTCAACTTCAGCAAGGTGCAGGGCCTGCTCGTCACCGCGACCAGCCTGGTGGCCATCTCGATCGCCATCCCGTACATGGGCAGCCTCTCCGACCGCATCGGCCGCAAGAAGGTCCTCGCGGGAGCCGCTGTCGCCATGGCCGTCGCCGGCGTTCCCTGTTACCTGCTCATCGGCACCGGAAGTGTCCCGCTCGCCATCCTGGGCGCCTGCATCATGGCGGTCATCTTCGCCGGTCACACCGGCGTCATCCACGTCCTGCTCGTCGAGCTCTTCCCCACCCGGGTGCGCTACTCCGCCTACGGGCTCGGCTACAACGTCTCGGCCGCCCTCTTCGGCGGTACCGCTCCCTTGCTGATGACCTACCTCATCGACAAGACGGGCAACGTCAACATGCCCGCCTTCTACGCGGTCGTCACCGCACTCGGCACGCTCATCGCCGTGTCCCGGGTCAAGGACAGGGCACACCTGCCGCTGCGCGACGCGTAG
- a CDS encoding GAF and ANTAR domain-containing protein, whose translation MNQQLLAKTFVELADNLVADFDLIDFLRLLTDRCVGMLGAGAAGVLLADRDGKLRVMAASDEQVRLLELFQLQNDEGPCLECFRTGQPVIIPDLTREVDRWPRFVTAAHRSGFGAVQALPMRLRDEVVGALNLFRATPGPFDPAATLIAQALADVATISLLQQRTTHRSTVLNEQLQTALNSRVLIEQAKGKLAERQNIDMEQAFTALRGYARSHNRRLVDVARAFINGSEPHVGLGA comes from the coding sequence ATGAATCAGCAGCTCCTGGCCAAGACCTTCGTCGAGCTCGCCGACAACCTGGTCGCCGACTTCGACCTCATCGACTTCCTGCGCCTGCTCACCGACCGCTGCGTCGGCATGCTCGGCGCGGGCGCCGCCGGGGTGCTGCTCGCCGACCGGGACGGCAAACTGCGCGTGATGGCCGCCTCCGACGAACAGGTTCGCCTGTTGGAACTCTTCCAGCTCCAGAACGACGAGGGACCCTGCCTGGAGTGCTTCCGCACCGGGCAACCGGTGATCATCCCCGACCTGACGCGGGAGGTCGACCGCTGGCCGCGCTTCGTCACGGCGGCCCACCGCAGCGGATTCGGCGCCGTCCAGGCCCTGCCCATGCGTCTGCGGGACGAGGTCGTCGGCGCGCTGAACCTGTTCCGCGCCACCCCCGGTCCCTTCGACCCCGCCGCCACCCTCATCGCCCAGGCCCTGGCCGACGTCGCCACCATCAGCCTCCTGCAGCAGCGCACCACCCACCGCAGCACCGTCCTCAACGAACAACTCCAGACGGCGTTGAACAGCCGGGTGCTGATCGAGCAGGCCAAGGGGAAACTCGCCGAACGCCAGAACATCGACATGGAGCAGGCCTTCACCGCACTGCGCGGCTACGCCCGCTCCCACAACCGGCGCCTGGTCGATGTGGCGCGCGCGTTCATCAACGGCTCCGAACCCCACGTCGGTCTGGGCGCCTGA
- a CDS encoding 4-carboxy-4-hydroxy-2-oxoadipate aldolase/oxaloacetate decarboxylase has product MIRVNTKFDRPDPDLVEQLSKYSAATIHEAQDRLGALDSTIKPVDPAMSLCGPAFTVRCAPRDNVMLQVAIAHARPGDVIVVSAGEYAEAGSFGDVLANACVAKGLGGLVTDTGVRDTRELRELGFPVFSYSVCMKGTVKETVGPMAEPVLIGGEIVRPGDVVRADADGVVIVRRDDVADVVRKSQERVEAEDAYIAAYRSGKSVIEVSNLAAVLEAKGLVIDA; this is encoded by the coding sequence ATGATCCGCGTCAACACGAAGTTCGACCGGCCCGACCCGGACCTGGTCGAGCAGCTGAGCAAGTACTCAGCCGCCACGATCCACGAGGCACAGGACCGCCTGGGTGCCCTGGACTCGACCATCAAGCCGGTCGACCCCGCGATGTCGCTGTGCGGCCCCGCGTTCACCGTGCGCTGCGCTCCCCGCGACAACGTCATGCTGCAGGTCGCCATCGCCCACGCCCGGCCCGGTGACGTCATCGTGGTCTCGGCCGGCGAGTACGCCGAGGCGGGCTCCTTCGGCGACGTACTGGCCAACGCGTGTGTCGCCAAGGGTCTGGGCGGCCTCGTCACCGACACCGGTGTCCGGGACACGCGGGAACTCCGCGAACTCGGCTTCCCCGTCTTCTCGTACAGCGTCTGTATGAAGGGCACAGTCAAGGAGACCGTGGGGCCGATGGCCGAGCCGGTGCTGATCGGCGGCGAGATCGTCCGTCCCGGCGACGTCGTGCGCGCCGACGCCGACGGCGTGGTGATCGTACGGCGCGACGACGTGGCGGACGTCGTGCGCAAGTCCCAGGAACGGGTCGAGGCCGAGGACGCCTACATCGCGGCCTACCGCTCCGGCAAGAGCGTCATCGAGGTCAGCAACCTCGCCGCCGTACTCGAAGCGAAGGGGCTCGTCATCGACGCGTAG
- a CDS encoding aspartate transaminase, whose amino-acid sequence MATSTTALTALRVQRIKPSPSTAAAQRVRELKAQGLAILDLTVGEPDFDTPEHVKAAAVEAIRRGDTKYTPVNGTPQLRAAIAQKLEQRHGLRYSADRIAVGGGAKQVIFLALMATLDTGDEVIVPAPYWVSYPDMVLANDGTPVVVPCPESEGFKLTPRRLESAITDRTRWVILNAPGNPTGAAYTADELRALADVLLAHPHVQVLTDEIYDEIWFEPGQVPSLAAVEPRLTDRVFLTNGVSKAYAMTGWRIGYGVGSASLVAAVNTLQSQISSCPSSISQAAATAALTGDQDFVRDCVAVYRGRRDVTVKLVDDIPDLSCTPPSGGFYAFVNCTAVLGKRTPAGEVIGSDEDFARHLLESQQVAVIHGAAYGSPGYFRISFATSTDVLTEACERIGRACADLSPADPS is encoded by the coding sequence ATGGCGACCTCCACAACCGCCTTGACCGCCCTGCGTGTTCAGCGGATCAAGCCCTCGCCGAGCACCGCGGCGGCCCAGCGCGTCCGCGAGCTGAAGGCACAGGGACTCGCCATCCTGGACCTGACGGTCGGCGAGCCCGACTTCGACACCCCCGAGCATGTGAAGGCCGCCGCGGTCGAGGCGATCCGGCGGGGCGACACGAAGTACACCCCGGTCAACGGCACGCCCCAACTGCGGGCCGCCATCGCCCAGAAGCTGGAGCAGCGGCACGGGCTGCGCTACTCCGCCGACCGGATCGCCGTCGGCGGAGGGGCGAAGCAGGTCATCTTCCTCGCGCTGATGGCCACGCTGGACACGGGCGACGAGGTGATCGTCCCCGCTCCGTACTGGGTGTCGTATCCGGACATGGTCCTTGCCAACGACGGCACACCGGTCGTCGTGCCCTGCCCTGAGTCGGAGGGCTTCAAGCTGACTCCGCGGCGGCTGGAGTCGGCGATCACCGACCGGACACGCTGGGTGATCCTCAACGCCCCGGGCAACCCCACGGGAGCCGCGTACACGGCGGACGAACTCCGCGCGCTGGCCGACGTGTTGCTGGCCCACCCGCACGTCCAGGTGCTGACCGACGAGATCTACGACGAGATCTGGTTCGAGCCGGGTCAGGTCCCCAGCCTCGCCGCCGTCGAACCACGCCTGACCGACCGGGTGTTCCTCACCAACGGCGTCTCCAAGGCCTACGCGATGACCGGTTGGCGGATCGGCTACGGCGTCGGTTCCGCCTCGCTGGTGGCGGCCGTCAACACCCTGCAGTCGCAGATCTCGTCCTGCCCGTCGTCGATCAGCCAGGCCGCCGCGACCGCCGCCCTCACCGGCGACCAGGACTTCGTACGCGACTGTGTGGCCGTCTACCGCGGCCGCCGCGACGTGACGGTGAAGCTGGTCGACGACATCCCCGATCTGTCCTGCACGCCACCGAGCGGCGGCTTCTACGCCTTCGTGAACTGCACGGCCGTACTGGGGAAGCGGACTCCCGCGGGTGAAGTGATCGGCTCGGACGAGGACTTCGCCCGCCATCTGCTGGAGTCGCAGCAGGTGGCGGTCATCCACGGTGCCGCGTACGGATCACCCGGCTACTTCCGGATCTCCTTCGCGACCTCCACCGACGTCCTCACCGAGGCCTGCGAGCGGATCGGCCGCGCCTGCGCGGACCTGTCCCCTGCCGACCCCTCCTGA
- a CDS encoding DUF5994 family protein, translating to MTATVSYAPTLEDRPSPPSLRMSLAPSGSAPALLDGAWWPRSRDLGAELPALTAVLDSLWGRITRVTVNPAHWPTVPRKVPVAGHVVKVGSFMAQQDPHQMLLLSYRVGRWDLLVIPPQTNPHSAAWLLAAASDPLRTSTASELMAEAARLGTVTETDRTVEAVWDSEGGHEAGGPAGPRIPAVTAPGLGTPAVALATPHPAKEV from the coding sequence ATGACTGCGACCGTTTCGTACGCGCCGACACTCGAAGACCGGCCTTCTCCTCCGTCCCTGCGGATGTCGCTGGCTCCCAGCGGTTCCGCACCGGCTCTGCTGGACGGCGCCTGGTGGCCCCGCTCCCGCGATCTCGGGGCGGAACTTCCCGCACTGACCGCCGTGCTCGATTCGCTGTGGGGGCGGATCACCAGGGTCACGGTGAATCCCGCACACTGGCCGACCGTCCCACGCAAAGTGCCCGTCGCGGGGCATGTCGTGAAGGTGGGCTCGTTCATGGCCCAGCAGGACCCGCACCAGATGTTGCTGCTCTCCTATCGCGTGGGCCGCTGGGACCTGCTGGTGATCCCTCCGCAGACGAATCCCCACTCTGCCGCCTGGCTGCTGGCCGCCGCGAGCGATCCACTGCGCACGTCGACCGCGAGCGAGCTGATGGCAGAGGCGGCGCGCCTGGGCACAGTGACGGAGACCGACCGGACCGTCGAGGCGGTCTGGGACTCCGAAGGAGGCCATGAGGCCGGTGGCCCCGCGGGTCCGCGGATCCCGGCGGTGACTGCTCCGGGACTCGGCACACCGGCGGTCGCTCTTGCGACGCCGCATCCGGCGAAAGAGGTGTGA
- a CDS encoding sugar ABC transporter substrate-binding protein, which produces MRTRTRHLVAALVAGLMTLSLAACGGDDVADTDGFTVGLLLPSRAVPRWEHSDKPLIEQRLKELCPRCTMEYANAENDAARQREQLMSMITKGVEVLILDAADTRAVRSSIQEARKADIPVVSYDRLAEGPISGYVTVDGGQVGKLQGEALLKAMSDRGNGENVVMLNGDPTSPNAAWYKRGTLSVIKGKVTISRSYDILGWSKDNAHTNMSAAIAALGPDRIDGVLAVNDSIAAGAVAAFKSAGVRKLPPITGQDADIEAVRRIIRGEQYMTVYKPFAAEADTAAAMAVALARGEGLDDVSTTSTDSSTTEDIPSVLLTPSAVTVDNIERTLVKDGVYTVDQICTPELRRACEKAGLTR; this is translated from the coding sequence ATGAGAACCCGTACGCGGCATCTGGTCGCGGCGCTCGTCGCCGGGCTCATGACGCTGTCCCTGGCCGCCTGCGGCGGCGACGACGTGGCGGACACGGACGGCTTCACCGTCGGTCTGCTGCTCCCGAGCCGGGCGGTCCCCCGCTGGGAGCATTCCGACAAGCCCCTCATCGAGCAGCGCCTCAAGGAGCTGTGCCCCCGCTGCACCATGGAGTACGCCAACGCCGAGAACGACGCGGCGAGGCAGCGGGAACAGCTGATGTCCATGATCACCAAGGGGGTCGAGGTCCTGATCCTCGACGCCGCCGACACCAGGGCGGTCCGCTCCTCGATCCAGGAAGCGCGCAAGGCGGACATCCCGGTCGTCTCCTACGACCGGCTCGCCGAGGGCCCGATCTCGGGCTATGTCACTGTCGACGGCGGACAGGTCGGCAAGCTCCAGGGTGAGGCACTCCTGAAGGCCATGAGCGACAGGGGGAACGGCGAGAACGTCGTGATGCTGAACGGCGATCCGACCAGCCCCAACGCGGCGTGGTACAAGCGGGGCACCCTGTCCGTCATCAAAGGCAAGGTGACGATCAGCAGGTCGTACGACATCCTGGGCTGGAGCAAGGACAACGCCCACACCAACATGTCCGCGGCCATCGCGGCCCTCGGGCCCGACCGGATCGACGGCGTCCTTGCGGTCAACGACTCCATCGCCGCGGGCGCCGTCGCCGCCTTCAAGAGCGCCGGCGTCAGGAAGCTTCCTCCCATCACCGGCCAGGACGCCGACATCGAGGCCGTGCGGCGCATCATCAGGGGCGAGCAGTACATGACGGTGTACAAGCCGTTCGCGGCGGAGGCCGACACGGCCGCCGCCATGGCGGTCGCCCTGGCGCGCGGCGAGGGTCTCGACGATGTCTCCACCACGTCGACCGACAGTTCCACCACCGAGGACATCCCGTCCGTCCTGCTCACTCCGAGCGCGGTGACGGTCGACAACATCGAGCGGACACTCGTCAAGGACGGCGTGTACACCGTCGACCAGATCTGCACCCCGGAACTGCGGCGCGCGTGTGAGAAGGCGGGGCTGACCCGGTAG
- a CDS encoding ANTAR domain-containing protein has translation MTTHREEGRLVTAVDLARDAALPAEVVELRARNEQLGRALVTRAVIDQARGMVMALAPCSSERAWDVLVGVSQHCNIKLRDVAAALVATAEGERLPEEIRRGLSRALRCLHAADRG, from the coding sequence GTGACCACTCACCGCGAAGAAGGGCGGCTGGTGACGGCTGTCGATTTGGCGCGGGATGCGGCTCTGCCGGCCGAGGTTGTCGAACTGCGTGCCAGGAACGAGCAGTTGGGCCGGGCGCTGGTGACCCGTGCGGTCATCGACCAGGCCCGCGGCATGGTGATGGCACTGGCGCCGTGCTCCAGCGAGAGGGCCTGGGACGTGCTCGTGGGTGTGTCGCAGCACTGCAACATCAAGCTCCGGGACGTGGCTGCGGCCCTGGTGGCCACTGCGGAGGGCGAGAGGCTCCCGGAAGAGATACGGCGAGGGCTCAGCCGGGCGCTGCGGTGCCTGCACGCGGCGGACCGGGGGTGA
- a CDS encoding PRC-barrel domain-containing protein encodes MIQAADIREWRNHDVVDPKGHRIGALEAVYVDTATDEPAVATVRTGLPTRQRLVFVPLDETTLGPGYLKVSYAKSLVKQAPSIGTDDILPAEQEEEIFHYYGIAYQPGANGERQLARR; translated from the coding sequence ATGATCCAGGCAGCCGACATCCGAGAATGGCGCAACCACGACGTCGTCGATCCGAAGGGGCACAGGATCGGCGCGCTCGAAGCGGTCTACGTGGACACCGCCACCGACGAACCGGCCGTTGCCACCGTCCGGACCGGACTGCCCACCCGGCAGCGCCTGGTCTTCGTCCCCCTCGACGAGACGACCCTCGGGCCGGGCTACCTCAAGGTCTCCTACGCCAAGAGCCTGGTCAAACAAGCTCCCTCGATCGGCACGGACGACATTCTGCCCGCCGAGCAGGAGGAAGAGATCTTCCACTACTACGGCATCGCCTACCAGCCGGGGGCCAACGGCGAGCGGCAACTCGCGCGCCGCTGA
- a CDS encoding ANTAR domain-containing protein, protein MRPDSRSARIQVLVAEQAARRGARAGVVDVCAAAVAALPIGGAGLSAMSRTAASHPLCSTDDISAQLEELQLTLGEGPCVDAFVRGSAVLTPDLLTGELQEHWAVFADAALEAGARAVFALPLQMGAIIPGVLDLYADVPTVLDAELLADALAFADLATLLLLDTQIVEAGAPVDGALEVRGIEDLGAYRAEIDQASGILTVQLGVGIEEAFVRLRAHAYVQGLRLADVAADVVAHRLRFSPDAEPDRTDEET, encoded by the coding sequence GTGAGGCCCGACAGCCGGTCCGCCCGGATCCAGGTGCTGGTCGCCGAGCAGGCGGCCCGGCGCGGCGCCCGGGCCGGTGTGGTGGACGTGTGCGCCGCGGCCGTGGCAGCGCTGCCGATCGGCGGGGCCGGGCTGTCGGCGATGTCCCGGACCGCGGCGAGCCATCCGCTGTGCAGCACGGACGACATCAGCGCACAGCTGGAGGAGCTCCAGCTCACGCTGGGCGAGGGACCGTGCGTGGACGCCTTCGTACGGGGTTCCGCCGTCTTGACGCCCGATCTGCTCACCGGTGAACTGCAGGAGCACTGGGCCGTGTTCGCCGATGCGGCTCTGGAAGCCGGAGCGCGCGCGGTCTTCGCGCTCCCCCTGCAGATGGGAGCGATCATCCCGGGAGTTCTGGACCTGTACGCCGACGTGCCGACCGTGCTCGACGCCGAGTTACTGGCCGACGCGCTGGCGTTCGCCGATCTCGCGACACTGCTCCTGCTCGACACGCAGATCGTCGAGGCGGGCGCACCGGTCGACGGAGCACTGGAAGTCCGGGGCATCGAGGACCTGGGCGCCTACCGGGCGGAGATCGACCAGGCCAGCGGCATCCTCACCGTCCAACTCGGCGTCGGCATCGAGGAAGCATTCGTCCGGCTCCGCGCCCACGCTTATGTGCAAGGGCTCCGGCTCGCCGACGTGGCCGCCGATGTGGTGGCCCACCGGCTCCGCTTCTCCCCCGACGCGGAACCCGACCGGACCGACGAGGAAACCTGA